GGACGGGCGGCTGTGGCTGTTCCAGAGCCGGCCGATCACGGCGATGGCGGCGCGGCCGGGGCGCGGTGCCCGGCTGCTCGGACCCGGACCGGTCGCGGAGACACTGCCCGGGCAGCTCCAGCCGCTGGAGGAGGACCTGTGGGTGGCGCCCATGGCCCGTGGACTGGCCGCCGCGCTCGACATCGGGGGCAGTACACCGCGCCGGCTGCTGCGGACGGTGCCGGTGGTCACGACGGTCGGCGGTCGGGCCGCCGCCGATCTGCGCCTGCTCGGCGCGGTCGGCCCCCGCCACCGCTGGCTCGCGCTGCTCAACCCGGCGCCGGGTGCACGCAGACTCGGTGCGGCCTGGCGGGTGGGACGCCTCACCGCGTCGCTGCCCGGTCTGGCGACGGACCTGGTGGCGGACGTCGACCGCCGGCTGGCGGAGATCCCGGCGCCGGCCGAGTCCTCCGGCCCCGACCTGGCGGCGGAGCTCCGCTGGACCCGTACGGTCCTGGTCTCCCTGCACGCCCAGGAGACGCTCACGGGCGCCCTGCTGAGCGAGCCGCCCAGGAGCCGCACGGCGGCGGGCACCGCCCTGACGGCCCTGGCGGAGGCCCGCGCCCGGGGTGTGACCGACGATCAGGTGGTGGCCGCGAACCCCGTGGTCCTGGCGCTCACCGCACCGAGCCTGCGAGGGCGGCCGCGGCTGCCGCAGGCGGTAGCACCGGGCCGCGACGGCGCGGTACCGCAACCGTGGGAGACAGCCGTCGAGCGGCTCCCGGGAACCGGCATCGACGCCGCCCCCGCCACCGGTGCCCGGGGCCACGAACCGGCGTCCCCCGAACCCGACCGGGCCGGCCTCCACACCGTCGCCGTAGCCGAACCCCCTGCCCCCCGCCTGTCTCCCACCCCCGCCCTCCCGCCCCGGGAAGCCCTCCGTCTCCGCATCCGGTGGGTGCAGGAGCTCCAGGTCCGGCTCGTGCGGGAGGCGGCGCGGCGGGCGGGGCTGGACGTGGAGCGTGCCGGGCTGTTGCGGTGGCGGGAGTTGGCCGCCGTAGCCGAAGGGGGCCCGCTTCCCGGCGACCTGCACGCGCGCGTGCCGCAGCCCGCGTCGCCTCCGTTGCCGGACGCCTTCCGGCTCGCGGAGGGCGGGGTCGTCGTCGCCGAGCGTGACGGCGGTCGCGGCGATGGAGTGCGGGGCGTGTCCGGTGGGCGCGCGGTCGGGACGGTGTGGGACGGCACGGGCACACCACCGCCCCCGGACGCGCTACTCGTCGTGCGCACGCTGGACCCCGCGCTCGCCCCGCTGCTGCCCGGTCTCACCGGACTGGTCGCTCAGACCGGCAGCCCGTTGTCCCATCTCGCCGTGCTGGCGAGGGAGCTCGGGCTCCCCGCGGTCGTCGGCGCCGCGGACGCCGTACGGCGTTTCCCGCCCGGCTCCCGCCTCACCGTGGACGGGACCACAGGGGACGTACAGCCTGGGGACCCACCATGAGGAAGATCGCCTTCGTCTTCGGAAGCCTCGCCGCCGCCGGCGCGGGGACGCACCTTGTCGTCTATCTGTACCGGTGGCAGTGGCAGCGGGCCCTGCTGAGCGGGGTGCTGCTGGTGGTCATCGAGGTGCTGCTGCTGGGCCTGGTGATGCTGGGGCGGCTGACGCGGATCGAAGGGCGGCTGCGCGACTCCGACCGGCGGCAGCGGGAGCTCGCCGCGCGGCAGGAGGACGTGCTGGCCCGGCTGCGCGGGGCGCCCGAGCCGGAGCCCGGCGGCGCACGGTTCCGCTGGCTGGAGGAGCCGGCGGAACGCACATACGTCTTTGTGCCGGTCCTCATGGTCACCGGTGTGGTGCTGTCCGGCCTCGCCTGGGTGGTGCAGCGGATCGCGTCGGTGACGGCCCGGCCGGCCGAGCGGCGGCTCGCCGGACGGCTGGCGGTCCTCGCCGCGCCCGACCCGGCCTCGCACGACTACCTCCACGACGACCTTCACGACGACCTTGAGGACCTGCCGTCCCTGAACGCCGGGCACTCCCGGGGCCGCACCGCGCGCGTGGCCGCCGTCGGCGTGGTCGGTCTCACCCTGCTCGGCTCGCTCGTCGTGGGGCTCGCCGATCTCACCCAGACCCGGAAGGAGGCCGCCAACGAGAGCGCGGCGACCTCCGTGCTCGTCCAGGTCGACCTGCGGGGCACGGACATGACGGCCGAGCGCAGGTCGCTCGCCGCGCAGCAGATCTGGGAGGGCTGCCGGGACTCCACGTCCGTACCGCTGCGCCACGCGGTTCTCGGAGACCTGGGAGACGGCGTTTTCGCCGGGGTCGTCCGTCCGGCCCTCACCGACCACGACCAGCTGCGGCTGCGCGGCTGCCTGGAGGACGCGACCCTCGAACGCGCCAACCTCACGGTGGTCGGCATCGGCGACGCGGACGCGGACGGCGACTGACCGGGCCGTAGGGTCCATATATACATACGTACTCGGACAAGACTGCCATAGGCGACTCGGGTTACGATGCCAAAACCGCCCTCGTCCCCTAACCCCCCGGTTCGCCCATGGCTGTCCTCAGCGCAACCCTGCCCGTTCCCGCCCTCCGCCGACATCTTGTGTCACGGCGGTCTCTGCGGATCCTCATGCTCGTGGCCCTCGGCTACCTCGCCCTGTGGGCCACCGGCGCACTGGGAATCCTGGCGCTGTCCTACTGGGCGCGCGAGGAGACGCCGGCGCCGGCGGGGACCCGCACGGTGCAGGGTGTGCACCACTTCCAGCCGGTCGACTCCGAGAGACGGCTGTGGCGCGGTGCCGCCCCCTCTCCCGCCGGTTACCGGCAGCTGGCGACCATGGGCTTCACCACAGTCGTCGACCTGCGGGCCGAGGACCTGAGCGCCCACCAGCTCGCCGGTCCGCGCGATGCCGGTCTGGACGTCGTACGCATGCCCATCCGGGACGGGCAGACACCGAAGCCCGAGCAGGTGCAGCGCTTCCTCGACGTCGTCGCCAAGGAGTCCGGGCCGGTGTTCGTGCACTGCGGCGCTGGGGTCGGCCGTACGGGCGCGATGGCGGCGGCGTACCTGGTGCACACCGGCGAGGAGTCGTCGTCGATGGCTGTCCGGCGCAACCTCGCGGTCGGGCCACCGTCGATCGAGCAGATCTACTACGGGCTGAACCTCAGCCCCAGCAAGGCGGAGCAGCCGCCGCTGCCGGTGGTCGTGGTCAGCCGCCTGGTGGACGCCCCGCGGCGCATGTGGTCGTGGGTGTGAACCACTGAATCACCTCACCGTTGAATCACCACTGATGCGGCTGAATCACCACTGATGCGGCGCTGATTCCCCTCTGAATCAGCGCCGCATCACGGCTTGCACTCCCCCGCCGCATCACGGCTTGCACTCCCCCGCATCACGGCTTGCACTCCCCCGCATCACGGCTTGCGCCCCACCGCCCCGTACCCAGGAATCACCCCGTCGTCCTGACCAGGCACCGGCTCGCCCAGCTCCGGATGCCACCGATGCGGCACCTCGACGCCGGGCTCGACGAGTTCCAGGCCGTCGAAGAAGCCGGCGAACTCCTCACGGGAGCGCAGCGCCAGCGTGACACCGGCGGCCTTGAGCTTCTCGGTGGCCGCCTTCGACTCCTCGGGCGTGAAGTCGGCCGTCGCGTGGCTGATCACCAGGTAGCTGCCGGAGGGCAGTTCGGACAGCAGCCGGCGCACCAGCTCGTGCGCGCCGTCCTCGTCGGCGACGAAGTGCAGCAACGCGATGAGCGACAGCGCCACGGGCCGGCTGAAGTCCAGGACCTTCCTCGCGCCTTCGAGGATGGCCTCCGGATCCCGCGCGTCGGCCTGCAGGTACTCGGTGAACCCTTCCTCGGTGCCGCGCAGCAGTGCGGCCGCGTGGGCGAGCACGATCGGGTCGTTGTCGCAGTAGACGACGCGCGCCTCGGGCCCGATCTCCTGGGCGACCTGATGGAGGTTCGGCTCGGTCGGGATCCCGGTACCGATGTCCAGGAACTGGCGTACGCCCTGCTCGGCGAGCCAGCGTGTGGCCCGGTGCATGAACGCGCGGTTGACCCGCGCCATCACGGGCACCCTCGGGTCGAGGGCGAGCATCTGGTGGCCCATCGCCTCGTCGACGGGATAGTTGTCCTTGCCGCCGAGATACCAGTCGTACATCCGCGCGGGATGCGGCTTGCCGGTGTCGATCGCGGCGGCGCCGAGGGGGTCCTGCCCGGTCATGAGGCACTCCGTAAGACGCGATGGATGATGATCAATTCAGCACCAAAATTCAGCACCAAGATAAGGAAGTCGAGCGAGAAAAAGAGCAATCACATCAGGACAGCAGGAAGTCGGCCTCCCCCGCCTTGGCGCCCTCGATGAAGGCGGTCATCTCGTCCGTGGTGTAGATCAGCGCCGGACCGTCCGGGTCGGTGGACTGGCGGACGGCGATCCGGCCGTCGGCGAGCTTCATCGCTTCCAGGCAGTTGCCGCCGTTGCCGCCGCTCCACGGCTTGTGCCAGCCCTCGCTGCCCAAGTCCCGCGCGGGCATGCCGTTGTAGACGCGTATGCGCGGCTTGATGCGATCCATTCACAGCTCCTTGCGGAGATCCCGGAGGATCTCCTTCGTGCGATGTGCAGTGGCGGCCTGCGCCGCCATGCGGTCCATGACCTCGAGGTGAGTCGCCACCTCGGTGCGCGCGTCCAGGTAGACGGCGCCGGTCAGGTACTCGCTGTAGACCATGTCCGGGAGTTCCGGCATGGCGAATCGGAACAGCACGAAGGGCCCGTACGTGCCCGGGTGCGGCCCGTTCGCGAACGGGGCGACCTGCAGCGTGACGTTGGGCAGCTTCGTGGCCTCGAGCAGTTTGTCGATCTGGGCACGCATCACCTCCGGGCCGCCGACCGAGCGGCGCAGCACGGTCTCGTCCATCACGGCCCACAGCCGGGGCGGGTCCTGACGGGTGAGCAGTTCCTGGCGTTGCATGCGCAAGGCGACATGGCGCTCGATCTCGTCGGGGCTCGTCTGGCCGATGGCGCCCGATTCCAGGACGCCCCGCGCGTAGTCCTCGGTCTGCAGCAGCCCGGGGACGAAGTGCGGTTCGTACTGGCGGATCATGGCGGCAGCGCCCTCGAGGCTGACATGCATCGAGAACCAGCCGGGCAGGACGTCGTGGAACCGCTGCCACCACCCGGGCTGGTTGGCCTCCTCGGCCAGTTGGACGAAGGCCTCGGCCTCCAGGTCGCAGACGCCGTATGCCTTCAGCAACAACTGGAGGTACGGGATTTTGAGCGTGACCTCGGCCATCTCCATACGGCGGACCGTGGCGGGGGCCACACGGAGGATGCGGGCGGCCTCCTCGCGTTTGAGCCCGGCGCGTTCCCGTAGGTCCAACAGGCGCCGACCGAGGACGACCTGACCCACGGTCGGCGCAGACCTCGGTTCGCTCACCCTCCACCTCCACAAAGTCCCTGGCAGGGCGGCCAGAAGAGCTCAGGCCGGCCACACAAGCATGCTGACAGCCGTACGGGCAAAGCATGCTGACAGCCCTGCGGCGCCATTCGAAGATCTATTCGAAGAGGGGTACGGATGCGTACGGATCTCCGGTGATCCCAACTGGCGCCGCTCGACCTGCTGTTGCGAGCAGTGTGCCACGGCCCTTCACTGCGTCACCCAGCACTCTGCATTTTTCAGAGTGACACTTGCCAAGTGTTCACGGCGGGGCGATAGTGGCAAGCGTGATTCCGTCCCTGCCCTTAGGAACAGACGCTGCCGTAGGCCGCCCGCTCGGTCTCGGTACCGCCGCGGGAGCGGGCCCCGACAGGGCCGCTGCCGAGCGCCGGTTCCGCTTCGAGCTGGCCGCCCATCCGGGTTCTCCCGCGCAGGCCAGACGCCTGACAAGGGCACGACTGACCGGCTGGTCGGTCTGCGAGGACACCTGCGACACGGCGGCACTGGTGGTCTCCGAGCTGGTCACCAACGCCATCGTGCACACCGCGAGCAGCCGTGTGGTCTGCGAGCTGCACGACGGTGACGACCTGGTGCGCATAGCCGTACGCGACGAAGGTTGTGCGCCGGGTGAGCCCCACCCGTCGCCGCAGCGGCCCGAGGAGGAGCACGGGAGGGGACTGCTCCTCGTCGAGGCCCTGTGTCACTCCTGGGGCGCCCACGAACACGGCCCCGGGCTGCTGGTCTGGGCGGAACTGCCGCGCATGGCCGCGCTCCTGGACACTCCTCGTCACCACACCGGCCCCCGCAACGACCTGGGCTGGGGAGCCCGCCCGAAGCCCGGCCCGGCCGGCGGCTCGGGCGAGGAGGAAGAGGCGGAGGCGCACCACGGCTCGGTAGCCCCACATCCGGTCTCTACACACAAGGCCGCACGTACGGTCTCCGCGCAAAAGGCCGCACGTCCGGTCTCCGCAGAAACGGCCACACGTCCGGTCTCCGCAGAAACGGCCGCACGTCCGGTCTCCGCAGAAACGGCCACACGTCCGGTCTCCGCAGATACGGCCCCACGTCCGACTTCTACACAAAAGGCCGTACGTCCGGCTTCTGCAGAAACGGCACACCGCACAACCGCGCCCGAATCGGACGCGCGCCATCACGGGACGGGGACCCTGGGGGTCCCCCCGATCGAGCGGAGCCCAGATTGCGGCAGGGTGTGAGGCCTGGGCCCGGTGGCCAGGTGCTGAACCTGGACACGCTGGTCCGCCTCCGACGCGGCCTGCACACCCCGGGAGCCCCCCGGCGGCTACCCGTACCCGAGGGCATGACGGCCCCGATGGGCTGTGACGCGGTGGCGGTACCCGCCCGCCTCGGTCCGCTCGTG
The nucleotide sequence above comes from Streptomyces sp. NL15-2K. Encoded proteins:
- a CDS encoding PEP/pyruvate-binding domain-containing protein — encoded protein: MTTLDERHEEGARDGEEPQVKSALGLVEAVGPPVVPLDQPGAALPRLAGSKAANLARAARAGLPVLPGFVIPHGGGGDTVALRRAWDEISDGGARPLVVRSSSPQEDTEESSLAGQFASVLDVRGWRGFRTAVQTVLDSAHRPDGSTAPMAVLVQPMLTARVGGVMFGVDPVEGRTDRMLVSAVRGGPDSLVSGAQSGSGYWLSRRGRVLRTEPPEDGTRLGRTEAAETDAPLALGEPTESDALLTRSELFRLARLARRARRIFGGPQDIEFGFDEDGRLWLFQSRPITAMAARPGRGARLLGPGPVAETLPGQLQPLEEDLWVAPMARGLAAALDIGGSTPRRLLRTVPVVTTVGGRAAADLRLLGAVGPRHRWLALLNPAPGARRLGAAWRVGRLTASLPGLATDLVADVDRRLAEIPAPAESSGPDLAAELRWTRTVLVSLHAQETLTGALLSEPPRSRTAAGTALTALAEARARGVTDDQVVAANPVVLALTAPSLRGRPRLPQAVAPGRDGAVPQPWETAVERLPGTGIDAAPATGARGHEPASPEPDRAGLHTVAVAEPPAPRLSPTPALPPREALRLRIRWVQELQVRLVREAARRAGLDVERAGLLRWRELAAVAEGGPLPGDLHARVPQPASPPLPDAFRLAEGGVVVAERDGGRGDGVRGVSGGRAVGTVWDGTGTPPPPDALLVVRTLDPALAPLLPGLTGLVAQTGSPLSHLAVLARELGLPAVVGAADAVRRFPPGSRLTVDGTTGDVQPGDPP
- a CDS encoding dual specificity protein phosphatase family protein, coding for MLVALGYLALWATGALGILALSYWAREETPAPAGTRTVQGVHHFQPVDSERRLWRGAAPSPAGYRQLATMGFTTVVDLRAEDLSAHQLAGPRDAGLDVVRMPIRDGQTPKPEQVQRFLDVVAKESGPVFVHCGAGVGRTGAMAAAYLVHTGEESSSMAVRRNLAVGPPSIEQIYYGLNLSPSKAEQPPLPVVVVSRLVDAPRRMWSWV
- a CDS encoding SAM-dependent methyltransferase, with the protein product MTGQDPLGAAAIDTGKPHPARMYDWYLGGKDNYPVDEAMGHQMLALDPRVPVMARVNRAFMHRATRWLAEQGVRQFLDIGTGIPTEPNLHQVAQEIGPEARVVYCDNDPIVLAHAAALLRGTEEGFTEYLQADARDPEAILEGARKVLDFSRPVALSLIALLHFVADEDGAHELVRRLLSELPSGSYLVISHATADFTPEESKAATEKLKAAGVTLALRSREEFAGFFDGLELVEPGVEVPHRWHPELGEPVPGQDDGVIPGYGAVGRKP
- a CDS encoding DUF397 domain-containing protein: MDRIKPRIRVYNGMPARDLGSEGWHKPWSGGNGGNCLEAMKLADGRIAVRQSTDPDGPALIYTTDEMTAFIEGAKAGEADFLLS
- a CDS encoding helix-turn-helix transcriptional regulator, coding for MSEPRSAPTVGQVVLGRRLLDLRERAGLKREEAARILRVAPATVRRMEMAEVTLKIPYLQLLLKAYGVCDLEAEAFVQLAEEANQPGWWQRFHDVLPGWFSMHVSLEGAAAMIRQYEPHFVPGLLQTEDYARGVLESGAIGQTSPDEIERHVALRMQRQELLTRQDPPRLWAVMDETVLRRSVGGPEVMRAQIDKLLEATKLPNVTLQVAPFANGPHPGTYGPFVLFRFAMPELPDMVYSEYLTGAVYLDARTEVATHLEVMDRMAAQAATAHRTKEILRDLRKEL